The genomic interval TCCTCGTCCATGCCGGCGGCAAAAGAGGCGCCACGGACTGATATCGCTCACAGCCGCGGCGACAGTCCGTGCGTACTGGTAGAGGTGTGGCCTGCACACCCGCAGACTCATCCTGGCTCGCTGACCTCTGCGTTGGCGAAGGGACACCGCAGGGGCAGTGGGTCCCGAGACGATGGCCACGACGGcgcagaggtgctgcagcgacagcagctgaGCACGCTCCCTATCACGGACATGCAGTCCTCTTCCGACACCATGGGTGCCGCAGGGGTACCGCATTaccaacacgcacaccgcaccgccgcacTGCCGTCACGCAGCCCCCCTTCTGCTCAGTTGTCCCCCACATGCAACTCACCTCCGCTGGTCTTGACGGCAGCTACAgagctgcaacagcagcagcagcacgtctACCAACCAGTACCACCGTCAGCGCTGGAGGTCACGCTTCCCCGCATCCTCGCCCTCAGAACTCCTTCGTTGCAGAGAGTCGTGAAGGACCAGCGACTGAcatcgtcctcctcgactCTGTGTACGCCAGCAGTCGCATGCCCAGTTTCTCCTTCCACATCCATTTCGCAgtctgcagcacagcacacgcgCTCGCCCTCGCCGTCTTTGCGCAGCCCAACTCCACTGGACCtcacggcgccgccgaaATATCGCCCAGCTTGCCGCAGCGACACGGTGGAGGTCGTGGAGGAGATTGGAGAAGTCGAGGACCCGGAAGAGGACGGCGATGTGGAACGGCGAGgcaacggtgccgctgccccgCGGAAGTCCAGTCAGTCGACGCGGCAAAGGCCACGGAAGCTCAGCTTCAGTGGGCGACCAGCAACGGTAACAGAGACTCacttcgccaccgcctccccgaCAGAAGCCGGCGCACTTGACAAGGCCTGTGTAGCGCCATCttcttccacctcttcccccgcTGGACTTTACTCCGATGCCAACGCATCTGGAGCACCAGCTAAGGCACAGGCAACACTTGTCGCCGCGGGCGAGTCGAAGCCAGCGCGGATTAGTGCACCGGAGGCCAATCATACGCTGAAGCTCGCAACAGGGGTggcagcgcaacagcagctgccgccactctcgccgccacgctctctctcgcatcccctctgcccctcttcgCCATCTCTGATGGACCTTGGGTGCCCTGCGCGACTGCCtgaacagcagcgactgTCATCACACATGCCCGTGGACGCGAATGGCCACGCGCACTCAGCTTCAGTGCCCCTGCCTGACCCACCTGCCACGTCTACGAAGGCTGCACCCCGCGTAGGGACAgccacgacagcagcgcctctctctgttagACACAGAGAGCATTCACTACAGCACCTACAACCGCAGCCGTCGTCACCCCTGCGCCGGCGCCTCCACAGCGTAgactgctgtggcggtggcagtgtcGATGACGCACCTCCATGTGTGCCGCAAGTGATCCCGACGCATGACAGCGTATTCTTTCCTATGGGAACAGACGTGATCGCacccgtgctgctgcactacCTCAGCATCGCCGGATGGTCCACGACAGCGGGTGGGCGCGACTACTTCAATCACCGTCGCTTGCGTGGAGGCGAGGTGGCAGGCCACACGGTGCGCTGGCTGCACACAGCAAAGCCACGCGACCGATTTGTTTTTCTCGTCACGCCTGTGGTGAATCGCGAAGAGGCAGTGCTCGAGAGCGatacagccgcagcagcagagcagcgccggcggcgcggACCGAGCAGCATCACTGGGGCATCTCCGTCGGTCGGTGGAAGCGAAGGCGGTGTCGCTACTGAATCCACACTCGACATGccaagcagcggtggcagcagaaAAGAGCGTATGGCATCGcacggcagcacctgcacggcAACCACGAAAATATCTCGCTGGGGGTGGAATAAGCCCACTAACCTGCTGCAGATGCTCCACGCACGCGTCTTTGGAGAAGCACCGTGGTTTACCTACAACACCAAGTCGGCATGTGCGTTCAGTCGCATTACCCAGGTGAACGTCGATGactccctctccgtctctgaTGCAGCCACACCGAGCGGGGACATCCTCAGCGACCTGAGcaaggacgacgacgacgacgatgacgatgacgatggcATCATCGAGGGCAACACCAGTGGCAGCAAGTTCTGCAGTGAGGGCGCTTTCCGGCGTTCACCACACATCCGGGGCTCAACCCGATGTCTACGTCAATCCCTTCAATATGCGCGGATAGCAACGGTGGGCAACGGTGGTCTGCGTGAGGGAACCCCGCCGCACAGCATGTCGCCGACGCTCTCGGCGCGGCAGCTCTCGCAAAGCCCTTCTGCAACCGTAATGGGCACCGTCTCTTCCTTCACGAGTTTGTCGCCGCAATCGGTAAGGATTGCGTTCTCATCGCCCGGTAGCGAGCACGCAACGGCGCAGAATGCCTTACATCCCATCGCCTCAGCTCGCAACTCCAGTACCTTCGCCACCCCGAGCACCGGACTTTCACTGGTCCTCCCGCTCGCCTTCGACACGCAGCGCAGTCCCACCCCAGCTGAACTGCAACGCATCAGCAGTGTGTCCAGGGCTGACAGCGGCATCTACAACAGCTACGTGTGGTCACACAGCACAGGCACAGCGTCCGCGGCAAGCATGATGACCTCGCCGGTCACGCCggggcagccgctgctgtcgctcaTTCCTGCAGCGTCGGCTGCGCCCTCGTCCGGGGCGGCGAGCACCACGCCGGCCACTGTCGGCGTCGAGGTCGTGGTAGTCGCCCACGCCGATGTGACGGCGATGGACTACGCATCTCGGCTCACCTCGCATCGACTTTCCATTGAAGCCAAAGCGGCGCACACGTATTTCTTCCCCTTGCTCAGCGACGCCTTGGCGTACTACCAATGCGAAGATGCGATGGAGCTCATGGAGGAGCAGTGGGCTACCGGGGTGGCGAGTCAGATCCCGCGTCCACACCCGGCAGCCCCGTGCTACCAGCGGCAGGAACAGCagtgggagcggcggcggcacgacAGCCACCAGTCGGCGACCAGGGGCGGAAGTGCGGGTCACTGCACGAGCGTCCACACAGTGCCGTTCCCATCGCTTGGAGAGACGCTCGTGCACGAGGATTCCGACGAGCCAAACTTGCTCTCGTCTACCTCTCGGGGGTCGCCACTGACTAGAGCAGATTCGCACGTTTGTCGCGTCGATGGCTGCCGCGGAGTGCAAAGGCctcggcgcagcagtgccgctcCAGACAGCACAAGGGATACCCTGTGGGGTGGCAAGGGCAGCGAGGTAGCgcgcgacagcaccgccaccggtgTGGGTCTCTCCGGACCTCCGCTCGGGCTGCATCGACACCATCCGTGGCAGCCACACAGCACGCCCACCCTCCCATACCAAGcagcgttgccgccgccacagtcATTGAGTCTGTCAGATGCACTGCGCAACGTCAAGAGCATGAGAAGCATCAACGACAACGACTCGTCCATGCCATCAACCTCTACCGCCACCTCGCCGACGGCGGCACCTAAGAACTTCCACTGCCGGCCTTTCCAGCACCCGCTTCCGAGTGACCCGTGCAGCCCACCAGAGAACAGCTTTGCAGAACACATGAGGAGCATCGCCCCGCAGGGCCATGAGGAGCGAAGCATCAGCCGCAGTGGTGCGCGCAACAGTGGCCAACTGAGTctcagcagcaacgccgccagGTCTCCGCTGTTTCTTCCCTGcagccctgcagctgcccgcaccaccgccgtttcAGCATCTGCGGCCCCTCGCCCTGGTCTCAACTCGCAGCCGCAGCTATGCTGCCGGTCGCCAGTGCGGCCGCGCCTGACGTCCTCGCACGGCGAGGTAGTCGTCAGTGTGTACACAGCTGACCCCGTCTTCAACACCATtctgcgcgagctgctggTACCGGAGCCGGGCACGCACCCATACACAGTGAGCGTGGCGGAGCAGAAGCGGCTCCTCTCCATGGTCGAGGTCGGCATGCCAGCATGGTCTATCTTCTACAGCTCTACCGGTCTGCCATACCGTCGTCTGTTCCGCCTGCTCTACTCGTGCTTCACCAACCTCTGGCCGCTGCTCTCACTAGCCGTCGGGCTGTATGACTTGTACAAGCACCTACCGCAGCTGAAGCGGTTCATGGAGCATACACTGGATCCCATCACTCGGTGGATGGAGGAGCGCTTTACCATTCGCATCTCCGTCCTCATCACGTACCTGATCTCCGTCCTTGTCACCATCTTCAGCAGCCTCAGCTCCTTTGTCTCCCAGTTTtacctcgcgcagctcttctctctgcctgtcgtgcagctcttgctggcgctgctgaagctccCCTTTGTGATCGCCTTCGACACGCTGTGGACTCTGGCAACGACCGTCCTCAGCACCGTCAGCTTTgtgctgcaggtggtgcgtatggtggtgatggcgccgCTCGTGCTGGTCACGAACATCGCTTCGCTGCGTGAGGCGTTGGGGGCTGCTGTTCCGGTAGCCATTGAGGGGACGTCGATGTCGGTGAAGTGGTGGCGTGCGTGGATGGAATTCTGGGAGACGGTCGCGTCGCCCATGAAAAACGCAGCGCGGGCGTGGTGGGACTCCATGATGCATGTCAGCAcctcggcggcgcggcgcgaGACGTCGATCCGGCGGTGGACCTCCCCCAAGCTGGAGCAACTAGCAATGGCAGTCGGGGAGATGCAAGACTGCTTCGCCATCAACGCACAGTTGTGGTGGCCTTATGTTGTACTGCCGGGCATTGAGCTCAAGGTGGTGCTGAGCGTGGCGCTTGTGTACCTGTATTGGTTGTTCCTGGTCATCTCTCCTGAGCTCTGGGATGAGGTCATCTACGCCTCTGGCGTGCGACACCACCCGTCCCTCAGAAGAGGGCAATCCGCATCGCCACCGTCGATGATAGCTACAACGGCGTCGGCACCGTCCTTGGCCTTCCCAGCTACACCACCAGCCGACAGCCACGTGGACGCGCAGTACAAGGGTGGCAACATCGACGTGTGCGACGATGGAAGAGGCATGTCGGCGTCGACTAGGTCTGTGAGTGTGAAGTGGAGCTTGTACGCCTTCTTCCACGACCTGCCTCAAGATGCGGAGAGctactcttctccctccccgtcCTCTGCCAGCATGCAGCCGCCGTCAACCGTCTCCATAGCGAAGTCCCCGAGCCCCGCTGGTGCCGGcagcacccctccccccttcgcaATGCACCTGAAGCCGCAGCAGACTTTTTCAGCCCTCGTGGTGGAACTGTTGTTACCCAACATGGTACTGGAGCTCCTGCATCGTGCCCGCAGCGCGCTTGTGCTCGGCTGGTCcggcgctgcagtggtggcatCACGCATGGCGGCGAGGCATGCGAAGAGCTCGCTGAGCGACGCCCCCCTTAAAAGGAGCAACGCCAGCGCAGGCATCAACGCATATTGCCAGTGCTCGTGGGTGGAGGCGCTTTCTGCGGTGTGCTTCGGGAACCACAcagctgcggaggcggcaacCGCCACCAACGTGTCTGGGCACGGCGGCCCCATGAGACGGTACGTGAATCCACTCGTCGTGGACGTGCGGTGGGACGGCGATGAGCCATTTGCCTCTCctgaagagctgctgcacgtctgGCAAGCAGCCGTGACCGCCAAGTGGGGTGACGCCGTCGGACGTGAGACacggcgtgcagcagcggcgatggtggcgccGCAGGACGACGCGACTGCAGCGGGCAACGTGCACGTCGAGGGGATGCGACTTTGACGCTTACCGGAGAGGAGACAAGAGCAGGGAAGGTGTGTACTTTACTCGTCAGGCAGGAGGCAACGGTGCCGCTCGTACAGCTTCCTACAAGAAGACTACAACAACGGGAGTCATCGCCGAGGAACATGCAATATCAACCATGCCTCTCTAGCATGGCTGCCAGTGAGACTGTGTTGTGGCCGTTGAAACggggggcggaggtggcgtcgTGTAGAGGACTTGCGGCATTGTGCATCATGGTGATGGTGCCTCGCTGTGGTGGAGAATCACTGATGCACGGTGCGGTGTGCCGCggcttttctctttctgcctctGAATGTAGTCcgagtgtgtatgtgcgtgtgtcccTCAGCCGGTCGCATCTCAGCACCAGGGGTGCCCTTGccgtttcctctcttccttccctcacccGCCCTCGCTCACCGTCTTGGGTGGAATCTGGGACTTTgccgccctcccccacctGTGTGTACGGTGAGTGCTTTGCCCACCTCTCTGCAGGCGCATTAGTGTGGGTGTAAGTTTCTGCAATCCACAGACTATCCTCGACACAGATGTGTTGTGCTCACCCAACATCACAAGCACATCGGCTGCCTGAACCTCTGaatccctctttctctctgtatcTCACCGCATCCATACGTTCTCTCTTGGTGCCaactcctccttccttcgcTTTGTCTCTCATGAAACGTCTGCACCCGTGGCCgtacacacgtgcgcaccaACGAACGGAGCGCCAGTGAGTAGTGAAGCTCCCCGCCGCTTTGGCCTCTCGCCActtcgctcgctctttttccgcttctcttctcttgcccccccccccagcccCAAAGCCCGTCACGCACGCCTTCgttctcaccaccaccaccaccgccgccctcaGCGAGATCTTCGTAGCACCAATTGCCTCTCCACAGCTCTGTAGATCTCggcccccacccacccgcccacccactcactcaccccctccctcccatcCTCTGCACACGGTGCTAACTCCCTCCACTCCCCTTAGTCCCTCTTTTCCCAAGTCTGCACAGGTGCCCCCTCACCACGcgagagcgtgtgcgtggctgtCCACGTCTTTGTGCCTGTCGTGCACGCAGTGCGTTTGTCTTCCTGGCGAGCGCCATCCCCCAATTCCCCTCCGCTTTTTCATCTGCACGCGCTCTGCGTGTCACACCTCACGGACACCTCTTCTGCTTCCGTCCTCCTTGTGTGCTGTGATGACCTTGAACGCCAATGCTGTGGAGCAGATCTCCAAGACGCGCCAGTCCGTGCTCGATGTAGGGCAACGCAAccagctggaggtggtgcaaGCCGAGGTGCGCCGCAACAACGAGCAGCTCACCATGCTCCGACGCGAAAACAAGGAGCTGCGcttggtgctgcagcagaccATCCGCGGCCAGCGCAACATCAGTGTGGAGGACCACTacgccaaggaggaggacctTCTGCACAACAAAATGTGCGTGCTGAAGCGCAGCATCAACGCCGTGAAGGGCAAGAATGCCGAGTTACTCAAGGAGATCGAGCGAACCACCGAGGAGAATCACTTCATCCAGCAGGAGGGTAACGGCGTTCTGGAGGAGAACTCCACCATCGCGCATAAAATTCGCGCCCTCGAGAACCGCCTGGACAAGTGCCTTGTGAAGCACAATGAGGTGCAAACCATTCGGCGCACGTAcgagacgctgctggagcggctgcagctggagcaggcCGGCTTCAACACACAGGTCTCGTCCACagagcaggcgctgcagtgcgccAACAAAGAGCTGGGCGAGCTGGTGGCGGTCTGGAAAAGTGCAGCCAAGGCGCGAGACGCGGCAAAGGCCGAGGTGTCAGACCTGAAGGCGCAGCTCGCCGCAgaaaggcagaggcagcgcaaGGACCTCGACGAGCGCCGCGCCTTCATCGAgtcgaagcggcagcagctggcgaaGAAACACGAGGCAATACTACTAAAGCTTACccagcaggaggagcgacATGCGCGCATCCTGCAGAGCGCGGACGGCGTCGCCGGCAGCTCCGCCCGGCGCCGCGGACAccacagccgcgccgcgtCAGCCGCATCGCTCAGCCCGgatgaggtggagcagctgcaggcgcagaAGACGGCGTATCTCCGCCTGCGTGATGTGACAATGGGCACGAACGTCTCGGATGTCCTCGCaaagctgcgcgagcggTCGGCTCATcatgtgcagctgcaggccacagcggcagaacTCGAGGTCagcatgcagcagctcgacaATGAAAAGTCGGCACTGCAGTcggagtgggaggaggtgaaCCACCGCGCCGGCCACGCGCTTGTGTCCGCGCGTGTGATGCGGGCGGCTCGCGACATACGTGGCGGTGCAGATAATGAGAACGTCGAGACATGCGGGGCCGATGGCAAGGACGGCgagggcaacagcagcagaaacgccgcggcggaggtCGGCGGTGCCGAGGCGGTCGACTACGGCCTTCTCGCGGACCGGTGTCACGAGCGTCATCTCGTTCTGGAAGAGTTCcgccagcacctgcaccagcggcaggacgagctcgaggaggcggaagagaagcacaacgGGCTCGCCCAGCTTCTCCGGGAGGTGGATCTTGGTGTGCAGTACCTGGCCGAAAAGCTGTCCATCTCCGCCGCACTGCCTGTTGCGGCGAACGCAGCAACGGACGTctctgccgcaccgcagcagcatcagaaTCAGCGACTCGCCACTCAGAC from Leishmania panamensis strain MHOM/PA/94/PSC-1 chromosome 15 sequence carries:
- a CDS encoding hypothetical protein (TriTrypDB/GeneDB-style sysID: LpmP.15.0520), with the protein product MLSWTSSNEPSSSCHLPVDTCCSSFLASSVRHERGDAVGTESYSLEGALSPTRTYVGRALADEMAETESLAATGTHKNAARVRGSSVGHGQGGGGAVEATPGGRSSSHSSSMPAAKEAPRTDIAHSRGDSPCVLVEVWPAHPQTHPGSLTSALAKGHRRGSGSRDDGHDGAEVLQRQQLSTLPITDMQSSSDTMGAAGVPHYQHAHRTAALPSRSPPSAQLSPTCNSPPLVLTAATELQQQQQHVYQPVPPSALEVTLPRILALRTPSLQRVVKDQRLTSSSSTLCTPAVACPVSPSTSISQSAAQHTRSPSPSLRSPTPLDLTAPPKYRPACRSDTVEVVEEIGEVEDPEEDGDVERRGNGAAAPRKSSQSTRQRPRKLSFSGRPATVTETHFATASPTEAGALDKACVAPSSSTSSPAGLYSDANASGAPAKAQATLVAAGESKPARISAPEANHTLKLATGVAAQQQLPPLSPPRSLSHPLCPSSPSLMDLGCPARLPEQQRLSSHMPVDANGHAHSASVPLPDPPATSTKAAPRVGTATTAAPLSVRHREHSLQHLQPQPSSPLRRRLHSVDCCGGGSVDDAPPCVPQVIPTHDSVFFPMGTDVIAPVLLHYLSIAGWSTTAGGRDYFNHRRLRGGEVAGHTVRWLHTAKPRDRFVFLVTPVVNREEAVLESDTAAAAEQRRRRGPSSITGASPSVGGSEGGVATESTLDMPSSGGSRKERMASHGSTCTATTKISRWGWNKPTNLLQMLHARVFGEAPWFTYNTKSACAFSRITQVNVDDSLSVSDAATPSGDILSDLSKDDDDDDDDDDGIIEGNTSGSKFCSEGAFRRSPHIRGSTRCLRQSLQYARIATVGNGGLREGTPPHSMSPTLSARQLSQSPSATVMGTVSSFTSLSPQSVRIAFSSPGSEHATAQNALHPIASARNSSTFATPSTGLSLVLPLAFDTQRSPTPAELQRISSVSRADSGIYNSYVWSHSTGTASAASMMTSPVTPGQPLLSLIPAASAAPSSGAASTTPATVGVEVVVVAHADVTAMDYASRLTSHRLSIEAKAAHTYFFPLLSDALAYYQCEDAMELMEEQWATGVASQIPRPHPAAPCYQRQEQQWERRRHDSHQSATRGGSAGHCTSVHTVPFPSLGETLVHEDSDEPNLLSSTSRGSPLTRADSHVCRVDGCRGVQRPRRSSAAPDSTRDTLWGGKGSEVARDSTATGVGLSGPPLGLHRHHPWQPHSTPTLPYQAALPPPQSLSLSDALRNVKSMRSINDNDSSMPSTSTATSPTAAPKNFHCRPFQHPLPSDPCSPPENSFAEHMRSIAPQGHEERSISRSGARNSGQLSLSSNAARSPLFLPCSPAAARTTAVSASAAPRPGLNSQPQLCCRSPVRPRLTSSHGEVVVSVYTADPVFNTILRELLVPEPGTHPYTVSVAEQKRLLSMVEVGMPAWSIFYSSTGLPYRRLFRLLYSCFTNLWPLLSLAVGLYDLYKHLPQLKRFMEHTLDPITRWMEERFTIRISVLITYLISVLVTIFSSLSSFVSQFYLAQLFSLPVVQLLLALLKLPFVIAFDTLWTLATTVLSTVSFVLQVVRMVVMAPLVLVTNIASLREALGAAVPVAIEGTSMSVKWWRAWMEFWETVASPMKNAARAWWDSMMHVSTSAARRETSIRRWTSPKLEQLAMAVGEMQDCFAINAQLWWPYVVLPGIELKVVLSVALVYLYWLFLVISPELWDEVIYASGVRHHPSLRRGQSASPPSMIATTASAPSLAFPATPPADSHVDAQYKGGNIDVCDDGRGMSASTRSVSVKWSLYAFFHDLPQDAESYSSPSPSSASMQPPSTVSIAKSPSPAGAGSTPPPFAMHLKPQQTFSALVVELLLPNMVLELLHRARSALVLGWSGAAVVASRMAARHAKSSLSDAPLKRSNASAGINAYCQCSWVEALSAVCFGNHTAAEAATATNVSGHGGPMRRYVNPLVVDVRWDGDEPFASPEELLHVWQAAVTAKWGDAVGRETRRAAAAMVAPQDDATAAGNVHVEGMRL
- a CDS encoding hypothetical protein (TriTrypDB/GeneDB-style sysID: LpmP.15.0530) translates to MTLNANAVEQISKTRQSVLDVGQRNQLEVVQAEVRRNNEQLTMLRRENKELRLVLQQTIRGQRNISVEDHYAKEEDLLHNKMCVLKRSINAVKGKNAELLKEIERTTEENHFIQQEGNGVLEENSTIAHKIRALENRLDKCLVKHNEVQTIRRTYETLLERLQLEQAGFNTQVSSTEQALQCANKELGELVAVWKSAAKARDAAKAEVSDLKAQLAAERQRQRKDLDERRAFIESKRQQLAKKHEAILLKLTQQEERHARILQSADGVAGSSARRRGHHSRAASAASLSPDEVEQLQAQKTAYLRLRDVTMGTNVSDVLAKLRERSAHHVQLQATAAELEVSMQQLDNEKSALQSEWEEVNHRAGHALVSARVMRAARDIRGGADNENVETCGADGKDGEGNSSRNAAAEVGGAEAVDYGLLADRCHERHLVLEEFRQHLHQRQDELEEAEEKHNGLAQLLREVDLGVQYLAEKLSISAALPVAANAATDVSAAPQQHQNQRLATQTSLTNDLLRNCGAKLHLMLEELSPEELDAVVRSMSTAKFLIPGTNVRVPEVLEAQRVQRQQQTSSASPARMSPSHVGGASLSQASMGAQGDGPSPTTRHHGSVDSDTQAAGVAASGASAAAVAAVSLVDDYPENEIHDRQELKMMSMAIVEREQQKARKRQMQQRRTKEEVA